The genomic segment gcagaaagaagaaaggagagtagaCTGCTAACAGCAGTGAAGAGATTAGACAATAGAGAGTAAGGAGAAGAGAGTAGATGgtagagagtaaagaggagagagttgACATCAGAGaatagtgagaagagaggagagaataacgaggagagtagagagtagcTATTAcaagtagagagtagagaggagtgaagagtatagagaagagcagagagtaaAGACAAGAGAGTACAGAAGagtacagagaagagaagagagagagagagagagagagggctgtagCAGTAgctgtagcagtagcagtagcagataTACCTATTAGTATAACCAGTGACCAGATTAGTAAACCCGACTATGAATATTGTTAGGTTACTAGGGGAAGATGATACAAAGAGTATAGTTTTGTTTataagagggtgggggggttggctGTAAATTTACAGCTACCCTAAAAGTATCAAGCTGGGATTTTATCtagtaaataagtaaaacaatataAATCCTGCTgctgaattaataatgataaaaaagtcaaAGCAAACTTTGTCCTTAACAATTTAATCATTGAAATGAAATGTATTAGAAAGTGTATTAGAAGCCTATCATATCTACCAGTGTCTGAGAATGTTAATTTTGGATGGCCACTGGCTGAAGGGCAAAATCCCAAATTTAATTAGTCAAGTGTCCTCAGACTATTGGTTAAAGGTTTTAAGCATTCCATTAGTTCTTACTATTAACACAAGTTTATTATATGGAGGTTGTTGCAGTCTTATGTTGGTTGGTATTTTCTGTAATATATTTGTTACTAACCATCATAAGAGTAGTTAGTAATGATTATTTTCCTTTGTATCATTGTACAcaaattgtctttattattgccataagtaatgtttttgacatttttttttattatggttattaaagAATATACATGGATTTTATTCCAACCTCTGGGCTCTATCATTGCATTCAAACCCCTTgctgtaatgatggtgatgattgcatGAAAGCAAAATTTTACCAATAATACTTCCTGAAGCTAGTAAAGACTGGATATTCTTGCTTGATATTCTTGTTCCTAGGGAGCACTTTCATTGAGTTGTTTAATCCATACACTTTGTGCTGTGAAATTCTTCATTTGAACACATAACTTGTTTACCAGCTTTAATATGTACTTCGTTTATGTGTTGATTAGTATTACACTCTGTAATTTAGATATACAAGCTGTTTAGGGAAATATGGCCACAATGAAAATGTAATTTTTCAGGTCAAAACTTTATTGATAGATTTTCAGATATTTCTTGAGGTTTTCACCTCAGCAaaatttattgttattgaatGCATTGACATAAGCCtgtatgtgtttttctttctttcttcttttcttactgtcTTTTTAATGATTGTGATATTTCCTTTAGTAATGATACCCTTAAGGTATCATTACCAAGATGCATAAAATCAGCAAATGTTTAAATGAAATAGGTAAAGCACTTTGAGGTGAAATTTGGGAAGTAGAGTTGAAAACAGCCAGAAAAGAACAATATCCAACATATTACAAGTAAATTTgtaatatagaaaaatacatTGTTGTGTATGGTGTGTAGACTACATTTCAAATTATGTGATAATTGTTTACAAACTAGGGATGTTCGAGGCCATTTAAAATTAGTGTAATTTttagtgtgtgtttgcttttgtgtgtgtgtgtatgtaaagattACAGCTACAAGTATAGCTCCTTGGTATATGATACCCGCAGCTACCTTCTCCAACTATAGGTAGACTAATTTTGTAAGTCTGACTCCACAGCTCTAGATTAAACAGTCAAATTCAAGATAGATTAATCCTACATAGAAGATTTACTCTGTAAAACCTTTGATGAAGAGACTCAGAGAAGTTGTACTGTTTATGCAACCTGAGTTATGAAGAATTGAAGACACAGGGATTACTTCAAATTCCACAGACAATCATTTCTTCATTACACTAGATGGCCTGTAGTGGTGATAGAGACAGATTTCTGAAATGCATAATGCTTGCTGTGAAATAAAAAAGATGCAAACATTGGGAATATGCACATATACCTAGTTGACGGTTTCATTTGGAAACATATATGGAATATGTGTTACATATTAGCTAAATGTCATGTATCTTTATGATATACTAGCATACTTGGGACATGCtgatggcctcccctcccccattactctctctgcttctttctcatctttatttctcATATTGTGTTGTTTGTTAGTTCATGGAGAACTGCTTGTATTAAAAGTGAACTACGCTTGATTGAGACAGATTACCCCATGAGCAAAGTAAGGCATCAGCGTGACATGCTTATTTTTTTACTTGCAGACTGGTGGAAGGCAGGATGGCCACCTCTCTGGCAACATTGACAGGCCACAAGGATCGTGTGTGGAGTGTTTCATGGAACCCAAAAGGCAATATTCTATCCTCCTGTGGTTCAGACCGGTCAATCCGGCTGTGGAACCAAGAAGGGGACACTTGGGTTAGCAAGGAAGTCCTCTCTGAGGCCCACTCACGCACGGTGCGATGTGTGTCATGGTCTCCATGTGGTAATTATTTTGCTTCAGCCAGTTTCGATGCCACTGTTAACATATGGGACTGTAAGACAGGTGATATTGAATGCACGGCCACATTAGAAGGTCATGAGAATGAAGTGAAAAGTGTAGCTTGGTCTGCATCAGGTTCTCTTCTAGCAACATGCTCAAGGGACAAGTCTGTCTGGGTTTGGGAAGTGGGTGAGGATGATGACTATGAGTGTGTGTCAGTAATGCCTTCTCATACCCAGGATGTGAAAAAAGTTGTATTCCATCCCAATGCAGAAATCCTTGCATCTGGATCTTATGATAACAGCATTAAACTTTATAGAGAGGAAAGTGATGATTGGGGTGTATTCTGCACACTAAATGGACATGAATCGACAGTATGGAGCCTTGCATTTGATAGCAGTGGTCATCGTCTGGCTTCTTGTTCAGATGACCGAACCATCCGGATATGGCAGGAATATTTGCCCGGAAACAGCGAGGGAGTAGCCACACCAGAAAAGGAACCAGTGTGGAAGTGCGTCTGTACCCTGTCAGGATTTCACAAGCGCACTATTTATGATAT from the Penaeus vannamei isolate JL-2024 chromosome 1, ASM4276789v1, whole genome shotgun sequence genome contains:
- the Ciao1 gene encoding probable cytosolic iron-sulfur protein assembly protein CIAO1 isoform X3, which encodes MLRLVEGRMATSLATLTGHKDRVWSVSWNPKGNILSSCGSDRSIRLWNQEGDTWVSKEVLSEAHSRTVRCVSWSPCGNYFASASFDATVNIWDCKTGDIECTATLEGHENEVKSVAWSASGSLLATCSRDKSVWVWEVGEDDDYECVSVMPSHTQDVKKVVFHPNAEILASGSYDNSIKLYREESDDWGVFCTLNGHESTVWSLAFDSSGHRLASCSDDRTIRIWQEYLPGNSEGVATPEKEPVWKCVCTLSGFHKRTIYDISWCPLTGAIATCSGDDTIRIFKEQPNSDKNAPVFDLILTMPQAHSEDVNSVQWNPTVLGLLASCSDDGSVKLWDFSKIF
- the Ciao1 gene encoding probable cytosolic iron-sulfur protein assembly protein CIAO1 isoform X5 codes for the protein MATSLATLTGHKDRVWSVSWNPKGNILSSCGSDRSIRLWNQEGDTWVSKEVLSEAHSRTVRCVSWSPCGNYFASASFDATVNIWDCKTGDIECTATLEGHENEVKSVAWSASGSLLATCSRDKSVWVWEVGEDDDYECVSVMPSHTQDVKKVVFHPNAEILASGSYDNSIKLYREESDDWGVFCTLNGHESTVWSLAFDSSGHRLASCSDDRTIRIWQEYLPGNSEGVATPEKEPVWKCVCTLSGFHKRTIYDISWCPLTGAIATCSGDDTIRIFKEQPNSDKNAPVFDLILTMPQAHSEDVNSVQWNPTVLGLLASCSDDGSVKLWDFSKIF